The following DNA comes from Rosa rugosa chromosome 5, drRosRugo1.1, whole genome shotgun sequence.
CATAATTAATTTGCAGTAGCCAGCTAGGTTGATTCTAAACGTGGCATGGTCCTGGAAAATTTGAAGAATACGTGCATGCATATGCAACCTAATTGGGTGAAAGAGTCGTATATATTGGCGTTCTATATGTATGCAAGTGGTCTAGCTCACTTAATGGTTGATCCAAGTTCAAAACTACTAATTTGACACGGTGTTGATCATGTTTAATTTGTCTCTGGTTCTAAGGATATATGACTTGGTGGATCTTAAAAGCACCAGTAGTAGCACTGGTCACTAAAGCTGGTATTTGCCACTGATCATCGGAATCTCCAAGTTACTTGTGAATTGTGATATTGGACTCCCCAGTCCACCCAGCTAGGGCTGATCTCGTCATGGACTTGTGGTTATCATAAGCTCCAGCTCGGTCACCAAAAATCATCAATTGTTGTCATTTTAATGGCACGACAAGAGAAATTGTATTCCTTTTTCCTTCGTACACGAGCGCTCTCAAAATAAAACACATTTGTGGCGACGAAATTTCTTAAGCCTAAAACCTAAAGTATATGGCAAGGTCGAACTATACTTTTACTCCCAGAAGGAAATAGGTAACGATTTCGATCAAAAAAAGGAAATAGGTAACGACTATGGAATATTAATTACAAACGGTACGGAGCCTTTGGTCTCTATCAGACAAAGGCAAAATGGGCCTTTGCTCTCTTGAATTTGGGCCGCACGCTATAAAGATGATTTGACTTGAGCAAATGAAAACTCTGTACTGCAGTCCACTCATTCCaggacttcaatcttctgaaatGAGTTATGCATGTCTCACTTTGTTTGAGGTGTGCCATCACAGCGGCAGCTTCTTCAGGAGTTCCAAATTTTCACCAGTAAGGACCCTCGTAAAGCACTTCTCGATCGACCAGCTCAACCACATCCTTCTCCCATTAACAATTAGGCTGTATGATTACAACTTGAACCAGCTGCAACATTATTGTATCCATGAATGTTATGCACCAAGGAAATGTCTGCTCACAGATTCCCAAGCCTTCACGGCATCAATGTATTTCGTTACTCAACAAGAATAATCTTTTGGTTGGGGGGGAGAAGGACACAGGCCTCTTAAATTTTCAGGAGTTTGGAGTAGTTGAGGTTCATGCTCATTTCACCAAAATACTCAAGATAGGTCTCTAAAGCAGTTGCTCATGGAAGATCTCCTCGAGTATTCTGCCACCAACTTGGAGAATGCAGAAGAACTATCCTCAAGTAACCGAGCTGGAGAGTCATACTCTAAAACCTTTCCTGTACAAATCAAAGAGTTTGTAAAAAGAAGATCAAATCATGTAACCTAAAAAATATTAAGTTTACAGTGATCAAAGGGGAATGTTGTCTTGATTAAAGTTTTAATTTTTCACCAAAAAGAAACACGAATGTTCTTTTTTTGGTTCCAAATTCTGTCATAGAAGCAAAAGCTTTGCCTCTTTCAGGATTTTGTACAGTACCTTCATCAAGGACTAGAACCAAGTCATTGTCAATAACAGTAGGAATTCGATGAGCCACAGTAATGACAGTGCATCCACTTGTTTCTCTCCTTATAGTCTCCTGAATTACAACATCTGTGGCGGTATCAATAGAAGCTGTAGCCTCATCCAACACCAGAATCCTCCTTTTCTTTAGGAGTACTCGTGCCAGGCACACAAGCTGCCTCTGTCCCACACTCCAATTTTCTCCATCTTCAGCAACTGTATTACAATCCAGGTTTTGGAAGGAAATATAAAAGCCAACATAATGATCAAGACAAAACAAATTCGACTTTGATTATATGACTGAGCTGATtactatattttcttttcttacaTACCAGGTGCATCAAGAAGCCTTTGGTCTTGCCTAACTATCTCTGCAAGTCGACACTGATTGAGAACCTGAATTACGTACAAAGGAAAGCGAGAGAAAAGTGAATGACTACATTGTTACCAACTTGAATGAGAtcagagaattaaaaaaattatatatttatatgacaTCAACTAATGCTGGTGAAATTACCTATCCTTAACAACATTGTGCAATTTGATGTACGAGCTAGTTCACAACATGTGCATGCCTTAACAACATTCTGCAATTTGTTAAGGCATGCAAATGTTGTCAACTGGATCATATTGTACAATGTTGTTGCATCATTTTTGAACTTTACAAGAGCAACCATATATTATGAGGAGAAACAGTCACAAGCGATTATACGTCATCCCGAAAGAAAACAATGAGAAAAACAAGCACAAACAATAATATTAGTAAAAAACTAAATATTACCACCATATCAATCTTCTAATTTCAGTAGCTAGCGCAAACTAAAAAGTTTTGATCCTAACCTCCCAGATTTCTTGATCTGAATGCTGTTGCAGAGGATCCAGATTAGTCCTCATGGTTCCTTGAAATAATGTTGGGTCTTGTGGAATTATTCCCAACCTTGATCTCAAGTCTTGCAGACCTATTTTAGAAATATCAACACCATCTATTAATATATGTCCACCAGAGGGCTCTACTACTCTAAAAAGAGCTTGGATCAAGGTAGATTTTCCACTCCCCGTCCTGCCCACAACTCCAATTTTCTTTTGTCCAGGGAAGGTGCAACTGATCCCTTTGAGAACCATTGGAAGAGCTGGATCATACTGAACTTGAAGGTTTTCAAGTTCAATTTTTCCGACTGTTGGCCATTCAGGGTTTGGTCTACAATCTTCAATGACTAGTGGTGCCTCACTTGGAATATTTGTGAATTGAAGGATCCTCTCCACTGATATCATTTTGTTTTCCACATTACAAAAATTCCATATCACCCAAGCCTGGAGAACATTGAGGTTCAAACCATAGGTAGCTGCCAGTCCTGCCAAACCTGAGATGGGAGAACTTTTTTCATTAGTTCCGAATTTGAAGTGTCCAAGAATCAATGAAAGAATACTAAAACAGAATGACATAAGTTTAATTGTCAAGTCATGTTTCTTGGTAACTTATTTCTGACTAAACGTGAGGGGTTGAAGGGGCTTACTAGGGTTAATGGCAGACCTTGGCAAGCTCACTAAAATGACAAGAACAAGGAAGAATACAAGGTTGAACAGAAAATTGATTCGGACCGATAACCATTCCATTGTGGCATAATTGTGAAAGGCTACACGAGAATAATCGTCAATGAGGTTCATTATCTTCATCAAGAAGCGGTTTTCTTGGTTGAAACAACGAAGTGTTGCAGCCCCTGTGATTGATTCTGAGAAGTGATGGAGGATTGGAGCCTTTCGAATTCCAACCATCCTCGCAAGTTCTCTAGCTGTGGTAATGTAATAGGcctgcaataaaataaaatgaaacatAATACTTATGTGCACCAAAATAGTTGAATATTAGCCGGAAGGAACATTAACCACAATCTTACTTGTATGAGAATGACTACTGTATTTAAAACCAAGATCTTAAACAATGAAGACATTATTTCGAAATGAGCTCTGTTCTTACTTGATACCATATGGAGAGTCCAAGAACCccgaggaaaagaaggaaaactTGCCAAGCCACTTGAGACATAAGGACTATGATGCTTGTTAGTTGGATCAGTGCAAATGCTAATCCAGCTAATCTATAAGGAATGTCCATGTCTACAGTGCTTTGATCCGTGGAAGACTGCAATccattttgattttttgtttgttagGAATTCAGGAAATGATAGTTAGCTTTTAGTTTAAGAACTTGATATACTTCCACAAAACAGAATCTAATATACTGGAAgaagtaaataaaaaaacaaaaatataactAACCCTATTCAGGATTCGGCTAGAAGGAGTGGAGTCGAAAAATGAGATGGGTGCTCGGAATACTGAAGTTATCATTCTAAGGAAGAGACTCTGAGCAGTCTGTATAGCAATAGTTGCCAGAAAAACTGCCCTTCCCAATATGAAGATGGAGCTCCCTCCAGACAACATAATAAATACCCATATCAATCGCTCTCTACTGACCCTACCTTCCTTCTCTGTTCCCCAAGCCATCCAGTAGTTGCTGCCCATTTGCAGCCCCTGGAAGAGGACTTGGCAGAGAAGGATAACTGGGACAAGAGCACCTCCATAAGCAGAAGTTACAAAGGTGGAATAAACACTCAATTTCACTGGACcagtttctgcttcttcttcgtgATTCTTTTCCGGAAGCGTGCCATTGTTGAAAGGCCCTTTCTCTTCCACAACCTCTATTAGATTAACTTGATGAGGTCTACTCTTTAAGGAAACATCTATTTGGCATATGTTAACTTGGTCTAACGATTTCCTATGTGCAGCCATTTGTCTGACAAGTTCACCATTGAGGTCGGCAATCaaatcttcatattttccaGACTGAGCAATCTGACCACCTTTAATTACCTATGAAGAATTAAATAAGAAAAGGAGAGATAAGAGACTATATGAAATAGTGTTACCATATACCTGATTAGAGCACAAGAAATCTAAGAACTTACCAAGACAAGGTCTGCTGCTTCTAGAAATTCTAATTGGTGGGTAGCATAGATGACAGTCTTTAGAGACAAGTGTTGCAAGAGACATTTCTGCAAAAAATTCCAAATTTTTGATCAAATCCATATCAAATTTTAAATATAAACTTAAATGTGCATGCATGAACAATAAACACAAGctatgatgatgagtaatttcCTAGTGTATTCCAGTACCTTGAACAAGTGTGTTCCTGTATGTGCATCAACAGCACTAAAAGGATCATCCAAGATATATACATCGGAATCACTATAGATTGCTCTTGCCAGTTGAATCCTTTGTTTTTGTCCCCCACTTAGGTTCATCCCTCTCTCCCCCACTATAGTCAAATCTCCATCTTCCCACATTTTGACATCCTGGTCCAAAGCACAAGCCTCCAAAACATTCTCATAATAACCCTCAATCATCTCCTTGCCAAACAACACATTCTCCCTTACAGTTCCAGTTTGAATCCAAGAACTTTGTGGAACATAAGCTTTTGTCCCATAAACCCTTGCTCCTGCCCCAGAAATTTTGGGAATCTCCCCAAGTATACTACTTAGTAAGCTTGACTTGCCCGAACCAACAGAACCGCAAATTGCTACCTTGTATCCTTTCATTATCTCTATCTTCTCCACAATTTTGATTGTAGGCTTCTTTAAGTTCTGATCACTTGTTTTCCATGCATATTCTCCTGTCTCAATTACAATCATGACGTTGGATTCTTTTGAAGTATGACCAGGAATTAGCTTCAATTGATCTTCTTTGATGAATTCTTTGATACGATCAACTGATACCTTTGTTTGAGCAATCATGGAAATGAGCTCTGGGAGGTTGTAGATGGGCTCTTGAAGAATTCTAAAAGTAGCCAAAGCAGACAAGACAGTTCCTGTGTTTAATGGTGTATTGAGTATAATGCATACACCAAAAGTGGCAACTGAAACCAGAGTAGGTGAAGCCCAGAAGAGAAAAGCCACTACTGAGCATGTATAGAGGTATCTCTTCAGCCAACTCCTCTCAGTTTCCCTCAGCTGAAGCAGCTTCTTCAAGAATGTGGATTCCCAAGAATGCAGCTTCAAAACTCGCATGCTTTTGAGAGTCTCTGATGTTACTTTAATTCGTGAATCCTTCGCCTCCATCATCTTGGAATGAAGCCTTTCTTGCATGTTGGCCAAAGGTGTGTTGCAAACCATGACCAAAACTGTGGCAATAAGAGCAGCAGCAGAGGGGGCAGCGCCGAGATTCCTGTAAAGGATAACCAAGGCCAAGAAGACTTGAAGAGGAAGCAACCAAATTCCATGAATGTACCAGCAGAAGTCTCCAATTCTTTCTACATCCACATTGATCAAATTAATCATTTTCCCATTGCTTGGACCAGAATACTTGATCGAAATAGACTTCTTGTAAATCAACACACTGAGAGCTGCTCGTACGCGTACACCAATTATCTGAGCACCAAAATACCACTGCCTTTGACTCAGTGATTCCATTGTCTTCGCAATGAAGAATATAAATGCAAGAATCAATCCATGATGAATGCTTGAATCATCATGCTTTTCCAGTAAATAGTTCACAAAGTTTGTAATTAGGAATGGTCCCATATATGATGCAGTAGTATTAACTCctacaaaaataaattagaaGCATATAAAAACCTGCAGGTTGTATAATCAGGACAAGTGAAGATTTTAGTAACATACATAAAATATATAAATCTCAAACTTGATGCCATACTTTCACACACAAATCTTTGAATGCATAATTCCAACATTTCTGAAAAATGTAAAGTAATCGTGGCCAATGGAATACTACTTCCAATCACACTATTTGAATAGTACTAAATAGACAGAAATACCTGCAAAAACTGCATTTACAGCTAATGATTTCCATACGGCCCGAATTATGGCTTTTGGCAATGAAGAATCTTCCATCTTCTGTTTCCGGAATGATTCTTCGAGCAAAGCTGAAGCATTTGCTGCTCTTTCTGAAGGAGGGACAGATGGTATATGGTATAATTCCAGCTTTTGGTTTCGACCCCTCTTGAAAAGTGGATTTAGCCATCGGAATGTGACTTTGCTCCAAATCCCAGCATCAGTGTAACTATCGGTGTGAATTTCGAACTCCTTCTCGAGTAATGGTTCTTTAAGATCACTGTCTTTCTGGACATAACTCAAAGCATTGCAACAAAGTAACATTGACAGAGGTAAGGAAGCAAATTCGACTATGTTAGCCTTTGGAAGAATATCTGGCAACTTTGTAGATTTTAAGAAGTGGGTGATGAAGTATAGGCACACTGAAAGTGAGCaaaaaatgaaggagaagatCCACCAAAAAATGAGGACCCAAGGCCACCTTTTGTGCTCACTAAAACCTCTGTTCTTGGAGTAGATTGTCACTATTGTTGCCAAAACCCAAGTCATCCCAGAAAAGATTGATTTCAAACTTACATTTCCACTACCGCAGTAGTCATAAATTCCAAAAACAACGTAGAACACTGAGATTAAGGCATTTGCAATAAGAGTTATCAAAGCAAAACCTTTACATCCTCTGCTTGCTCTGTCTCTCAAATATGTCTCATTTTCAGtaccatctcttcttcttcttctcagtgTATCTAGCAAAACCCACGTCAATAACACTATGAAAAACCCAACATTGACAATTTccagagagatctccatgaaagTCGAGTCTAAATTCCAAAGCTTTTCCCAGTCAGATAAGTTCTGAACCAATGCACCTGCATATATAACACACACTTTTGGATAAGTCCAATGGCAGAACCGATTCAGATAAACACACAAAGATTGGAAGCAAACCCAATTGCCATTAGAATATAGCGGTGAAATCAAAATCTTTGGGATTAGAGAAGTTGATTAAGAACAAAAACAGATGGTGGCAAGCTGGGATTATAAAGAAGCAAACCTGTTGAAGGAGGCACGTGGCTTGGTGATGAAGAAGTATAAAAGCTCGGTGCTTTACACCTAGTGGGTCTCTGAAACCACTGAAACAGTGCTTTGGATTCTTGTAAAGGAACTAGCAAAGCTTATTGCTCTGGTGCGTGTTGGAATCTTGGATATTCATATTTATAATATACAAAGGCTTCCCCCCCATGTCAGAACCCGTGTATATGGTTGAATTTCAAAAATGTAAAATATGCttgaaaattctataaattGAATTAACTTCTGACTATTGTTAGGCTTGCACTAACCTCATTTGGTTCGTGAATTTGAGAACTTGAGATACATAGTGCACATAAGGAAAGAAACAACTTTCCTTCCTTTAAGAAGTGAAAATATGAGGATAAATGAATTCTCCCATGCATCCTCCAAATGATTTATTTTCCCTTATACTTTTCAAACATTAATTAATTTCATAATATAAATACATTTATATCCAATTTTATTCACAAAGTTTACGAGATTTGTATAATTCTATATTTTAATACATAAGGATATAAATGGAATCTTAATATGATTTAGCTTCATTTCCTTGTACAAACCAAATACTAAAATAgaaacttatatatattttcttgttGCTTCCCCAACGTTTTCAAACAGCGGAAGGAAAACAAACTTTCCATTAGCTTTTCTTTCCCATAGGAAATACAAAggaattgatttcctttccgCGGATCGAACGAGGCAAAAGAGTCTCGCAACTAAGATTTAACTCTGTATTGAAGAACCAGCTAATCCTTACAGCTGTAAAATTGACCAAATATAAATAGCAGTCTCCATAGTTATTTATAATTGCTAGCTAGTAATGTACCAAGTGGACGAGTTCAAAGCAAAGGTAGGCGCGCTCAATGTTTTGGTCGAACATAACCTACAACTATATGGAGCTGGTTTAGTGGCTTTTACTAGGAATTAGTATATCTTGATGCACTCGTATGTTAATGtaccataaaaaaaattatttcttaaTTCAGCGCCTGAAATTTTTACTTGTTTCTTGAATCTAAGAATGTGTACACGTATGTTTTCATTTCTAACTATGATGCATCAAAACAATCTTATGCTATCACTAATCCCTTAATCCCCCGCCTAAACTTTCAGCCTGTCAATTTCTTGAATCTAAGAATGTGTTCATGCGTGTCTCCGTTTTCAATACGAAGCACATACAATCTCATGCACCGTATCATCCAACAAGTTGGTCTTTCTTATATAGATATAGCCTATCATTTTCCTTATGTAAGTTGTAATTCATCATCAGTTGCACAACACCACAATCTAACACAGTTGGTTAATGCGAAGAACAAGTTGTTCAGGCATTTTGTCGAACACTTTACCTGCATCAACACGTGCGCAAAATTACACATCTAGCATGGCTAATTGGTTAATGCAAATAACTATTCCGCTGTCTTATGCTATATAGATACATCACGATTTCATAGCTACCAGTGAGCACAAACAGAGACATATGTAGCACTAGTGCATGGGTTGGTAAAAGCATGATTATGAACAAACATATGTACGTTATGGTCACAGAATCAGCTCACCCCACATTGCTATAAGTGAACCACCTTTCATTAATTTGTTTCTCCATTTCAGCAAGTAGAGTTCATAATGGAGATCCAGCTGCTCAACTTTATTCGCTTTTCTTTTCGCGTCTGGGCCGGGCGTGCTGGGTAGAAAGCAATCTCGTGGGAACTACCAGCTCTATCATATCATCTGAACGTACCTCCACTGcagtt
Coding sequences within:
- the LOC133712635 gene encoding putative ABC transporter C family member 15, which codes for MEISLEIVNVGFFIVLLTWVLLDTLRRRRRDGTENETYLRDRASRGCKGFALITLIANALISVFYVVFGIYDYCGSGNVSLKSIFSGMTWVLATIVTIYSKNRGFSEHKRWPWVLIFWWIFSFIFCSLSVCLYFITHFLKSTKLPDILPKANIVEFASLPLSMLLCCNALSYVQKDSDLKEPLLEKEFEIHTDSYTDAGIWSKVTFRWLNPLFKRGRNQKLELYHIPSVPPSERAANASALLEESFRKQKMEDSSLPKAIIRAVWKSLAVNAVFAGVNTTASYMGPFLITNFVNYLLEKHDDSSIHHGLILAFIFFIAKTMESLSQRQWYFGAQIIGVRVRAALSVLIYKKSISIKYSGPSNGKMINLINVDVERIGDFCWYIHGIWLLPLQVFLALVILYRNLGAAPSAAALIATVLVMVCNTPLANMQERLHSKMMEAKDSRIKVTSETLKSMRVLKLHSWESTFLKKLLQLRETERSWLKRYLYTCSVVAFLFWASPTLVSVATFGVCIILNTPLNTGTVLSALATFRILQEPIYNLPELISMIAQTKVSVDRIKEFIKEDQLKLIPGHTSKESNVMIVIETGEYAWKTSDQNLKKPTIKIVEKIEIMKGYKVAICGSVGSGKSSLLSSILGEIPKISGAGARVYGTKAYVPQSSWIQTGTVRENVLFGKEMIEGYYENVLEACALDQDVKMWEDGDLTIVGERGMNLSGGQKQRIQLARAIYSDSDVYILDDPFSAVDAHTGTHLFKKCLLQHLSLKTVIYATHQLEFLEAADLVLVIKGGQIAQSGKYEDLIADLNGELVRQMAAHRKSLDQVNICQIDVSLKSRPHQVNLIEVVEEKGPFNNGTLPEKNHEEEAETGPVKLSVYSTFVTSAYGGALVPVILLCQVLFQGLQMGSNYWMAWGTEKEGRVSRERLIWVFIMLSGGSSIFILGRAVFLATIAIQTAQSLFLRMITSVFRAPISFFDSTPSSRILNRSSTDQSTVDMDIPYRLAGLAFALIQLTSIIVLMSQVAWQVFLLFLGVLGLSIWYQAYYITTARELARMVGIRKAPILHHFSESITGAATLRCFNQENRFLMKIMNLIDDYSRVAFHNYATMEWLSVRINFLFNLVFFLVLVILVSLPRSAINPSLAGLAATYGLNLNVLQAWVIWNFCNVENKMISVERILQFTNIPSEAPLVIEDCRPNPEWPTVGKIELENLQVQYDPALPMVLKGISCTFPGQKKIGVVGRTGSGKSTLIQALFRVVEPSGGHILIDGVDISKIGLQDLRSRLGIIPQDPTLFQGTMRTNLDPLQQHSDQEIWEVLNQCRLAEIVRQDQRLLDAPVAEDGENWSVGQRQLVCLARVLLKKRRILVLDEATASIDTATDVVIQETIRRETSGCTVITVAHRIPTVIDNDLVLVLDEGKVLEYDSPARLLEDSSSAFSKLVAEYSRRSSMSNCFRDLS